In Lycium barbarum isolate Lr01 chromosome 9, ASM1917538v2, whole genome shotgun sequence, the DNA window tatgacttgtattgctatagattgaagttgaaggggttgaagtacattgtgatacgctcaaaggcGGAGGTTAAGGTaagtagaacttccatccacatgtgggaatctctacattcttccccatgatccgttttcgtaaaatctatgaagttcaaatcctagggcattaaacccaacatattggtagcccgtaattatgtatgtatgtacatgaattttgtatctatgttcgtcattgtattcctaatcttccattacggatattaggaatcctagctaaatccatgaatcatgaattcttcctcatgtgttctcattatgtttatatgaaactttatgatttcatccagcaagttacaagcatgttttcaagacaagtatatatatatgatttcgaactattgttattactcatgaaccaaaaacatgttttgcaagactatgacaagttatcttatgaaactatacaaacaagttatgattcatgaaaaccatgtacaagcaagttatgattcatgaacactatgtacaagcaagttatgattcatgatataccatgggcagaaagtgccactattttacatgttcatgttttgggagttgcattaattaccgaggagggcttcagatagcctgaaactacgtagccaccgtaggatgaggatcgctccacccatgtcccggacgatctctcataatgactggatcctttcatattttattaaatctcatgttccctggcaaggactgagtgttctgctggcgggacgcaagcaccagaccatggatcggttataagttattgctctccctacttatgatatttttaccgtgtttttatatgtatatgtatgcactcatgttcatgtccaggtttgcAGTTTCAGTTctcatcatgttattccatgtcccatgttatttctttcagttgctatacataccagtacattcaatgtgctgacgtcccctttttattgcccgggggcctgcatttcacgatgcaggtacgaacttacaggacgacgcctctgctcattaggatctgcacgtatcagcttattggcgagccccatctcattcggggtttagttaatttttgtttatgattagttatgcatctgaggtatgctgggggccttgtcccagtaagtatgttttccagacagactcatgatagaggtttcatagactagacaagtcagttatgttatgtcagacattcggagtcgtatagccatttttggctcattcatgttatttccgcactcatgtttaaacaagtgtttttattcagtattatgacttattacgttttataaaggctcatcatgcattcacgttatatttccgctcatgtatgtatcatgatgattcagcaagccatgtggttcgctcggtcacacgcagtcaggcaccgagtgccgtgttacgtccaggccatggttcggggcgtgacacctaCTAACTTTTCCTGTCACTTTTCTTTGTTTTATATCGATAAGGTTACTTAACTATTCATTTGTTTCTTTAAGAAACTTAGATAAACTGACTGGAAAAGGTTCTTTATTCATTTCAAGTTAAAGAAATGAAGCTTGGAGAATCACTTGTGTTGGAGTCCCCCATCGTTTGTGGAAAGGGTTCTAGAtctccttatatggtcttgggcaatcctccatcataagctagcttttgagTTTGAATTAGCCCGAAGGTCCATTTCTTTAACAACGTTCCATTATTTGGATCATTTTTATGGAGAGTAAGTGATGTTACAGTAATACTACTCAAGTAAGAAATATACATGAGCTTGTACGCAAGGCAATGATGCAAAAGATACAATCAATTGTTATAATTTAATTATAGGTAAATTTCTATAACAAATAGTATTATTTAATAACCTAGTAGGCTAGTTTAagggtatggaggaaaatgtttttatGAAAAATGTGTTATTGGAAAATAAGTGAGTTACTACTTGTTTTCTGATGTTCGGTTGGATAGttgaaaataagtgaatttttttcttattttctcatattcaGTTATTTGGTAAAAAACATTTTTTGGAAAGTATTCACCCAAGCCCCACCATGCCCACCaatcccacccccaccacccaccctCCACTACCAACCCCAACCAAATCCCGGCCCCACCCAACCACTACCCTTGATCGCACTTCATCTTCACCTACCTCTATCCTgcaccaccacccaccccaaccccaccccacccccacaccACCGCTCCATCCAACCCtcccaaattttctatttcatatattttattttacttttataaaaaatgagaatttttttcttacccaccaccacccaccccccaactaccaccccaccccaccccaaatttaaccacacaaactttttatttttataaattttttataatggtaaaataaaatatgaagtagaaaattcgggagGGGGTAGGGGGTAGTGAGgggaggtggggggggggggaggttggGTGGTgtgaaaaatccaaaaaaaaaaaaacttttcaaaacttttttttttttgaaaaaaattaatCTTTTTAGAAGGGCTGGTGGGGTACTGGGGCGGGGGGGGGGTTGCGTGGGCTTgtgggagtggttgggggtggggtgggttgggtggttggtgaaatgccacttgtggacttgttttcctactttgattagtgaaattatttttcccatttttaaagaacttatttttctaaagaaaatattttccaaaatttttaactaaacaaacatgagaaaattggaaaatattttcttccgtaccgaacacaccctaaatgaTAATATACCTACTATCAAGGTCAAACTACATCTATAGTATAAAAGTTTTTTGATactgttttggtgtatatataacttaaatccaatATAATATTCTGAATATGAAGTGCTTTATACACCACGTAGTTTGTTCGTTTCACTAAATAGTTGGTTCGTAATTAATCTTTGTTCTATTGTATAACATGGATTTTATTTAGAAAAAGGATATTATGAAGGAAAATGTGAAAATTAAATTCGAGGCATCTACTGTAAGTTGTTGCGCATAGAGCTTCCAAAAACATTTTCACTTCAATATGAACATTAGTATTTTTGCCTCATTgagttatttttatttattttagtggAATTCTCTAATATTTTTAGGTCTCaaagaaaaatataaactaacttTAATTTAGGGCACTAATTATTGAACTCGCTCCAACTTCACTCAGTGATTTTGATTGACTTTTATCAATTAATTATTCTTTTAGGTAAAACATCAGAAACATCCTTGAGGTTTTTGATTTCTACACATACATCCTATTCTAGTGAACCAGAACCTTTTTTTGTAACTTAAAAAATAGACAAGTTTGTCCCTTATatgttaatattattttttcccCTCTTTCTGTGATTCTCAACTTCTTTAATTTATATCCCTACATAAAGAAACccgtttaaaaaaataatatgtaGTGTAGTTTACCGTATACTGGGACAAAAGCTAAAGCCCTACTCGAGATCTGCACTGTATTAACTTCAAACTAATTAAAATAAGGTGTATCTTTTGAATATTGATTCACAAAGGACCATAACATATTGAGCACTTGTTGACTTTAACTAACATATTATTTGCTCAAGAAACTTATCCTTCTTGAAATTAAGAACAAATATGTCAAGCACTGAAGAGTCTCAAGCTGAATTAGCAATGGATTATGATCGATCCAACGAGATAAAGGCTTTTGATGATACAAAATCCGGTGTTAAGGGACTAGTTGATGCTGGGATAGTGAACATACCAAGAATTTTCATTAGGCCACCTAATGAGCTTGTTGAAGAGTTGACTCAGGGTAAGTCAACTCTACATTGTCCAATCATTGATCTCAGTGGCATAGAAGTTCAGGATCATCGTAATAAGGTTGtcgatgaaataaaggaagcatcggAGAAGTGGGGATTTTTCCAACTGATAAATCATGGGGTTCCTCCAAGTGTTTTGGAAGGAATGATCGATGTTATTCGTAAATTTCATGAACAAGATGTTGAACTAAAGAAAGAGTACTATTCGCGTGATAGAACAACGAGAAGAGTTAGATATGAGAGCAACTTCGATCTTTATCAATCAAAAACTGCAAACTGGAGGGATACACTGAACATTTCTATGCTAGTTTCTGGTCATATTGAACCTGAAGAAATACCAGCAGTTTGTAGGTAAGTATCTATTCCTATGGAGCTGCTTAAGTCTTAAATTCATGCCTTTAATTTTTCAGAGTatacttcttcttttttcaatAAGTTTTACCCATTAGAAGTCTGGGCAGTGTTGTATTACTAGAAGAATGAGGGGGACTAGACCACTCTATATACCAGACAACTTGTGATGCAATCACCCAAAAAAGGAAGGAGTTAACAGATACCTAATACCTTCCTGCCTGCAAAAAATATTCAATCAACTGACAAAAAAATTGGCTTTTGTCATACCTAGTCCTAAGACTTGTCATTTGCCATTATCTAGTTGATATGGTCCTTAGCATTTAAGGAGTTCTTCAAAAGTATAATAGATCTTGTTGTGGTTCATGTTGGTGGCTAGTTTGGCTCGGTAGTTGGCTACCTGGTTTCTTTCTCCAAAGTTGTGGATAATGTTGACATTGGCATGTTCGAGAACCTTCATTTTTCTGTCGGTCATTTATTTGAGCTTTAGATTGTTGGTCTCCTTTCCAGCTAACATGTTAACTATCACCAGTGAGTCTAGTTCAACAGAGAAATTAGTGTATCCTTGTAGATTGCACCATTTCCCTCCGCACTCTGCTGCTAAATCTTATGCCATGTTATTACCATAGCATTGGACTGATTTTTGAAATGCCACGATGATATCTCCATTCCAGTCCCTTGCAATGCCTGCTTTGCCACTGTTCTTGAGAAAGCTTCCATCTGTATTAACTTTGATAGTCCCATGCGGAGGTTTGTCCCAAAGTACATGCTTCCATATTTGTAATGGTTTCAACTGTTCTATCAGCCCACAAGTAGAAGGTCAGTCTAGGAGCAAATTTTGAAATTACAACTTTGATAGTCCACAGTCCTTGATACTCCATCCTTGAGTAGTGAAACTTCTTTTGGGTTCTTATCGACATGCACTTCTTTGTTTCCAGATCTCCCAGCAGATTAGAATAGGGGCAATTTGCCTCACCATTTTGTTAACTCTGTTGTTGGTCTTCACTTCCCACCATATTTCCTGAAAGCAGAAATAATAGTTTCATTAGCACGTGGTATTCCTAAAGGTCTACCAAATTTATTTCACAAGCTTGTAGCAGCATCACTAGCAATAAACACATACTGATTGGTCTCACATTGTTGAAACCTGCAGCAAGAGCATGTAGAAACTATGTTAGTACAAAAGCTGCCCACAGTGTCAGGGGCGGATTTAAGTGGAGGTGAGGGTGttccgaacaccctcggcaaaaaattatatTGTACATATAGGATAagttttctgtgtttatgtacatatattaacttttgaacaccatGAGCAtatgcaaaaggttagctcaagcggttcagggtgttcaaaattgtctctagcatCCTAGGTTTGATtcccatcaacaacattattttttatatttagcttttgttatttttttcgaaccccctgaatgaaaatcctgaatccgccactaCACAGTGTCATCAAAAGGAAGTCTCCATGACAAAAAGGAAATCTCGAAACTAGGCTAACTATACATACATCAGTAAATGATACCGTTATTTGATATGTTAACTAGACTTGACTACACCTTAAATCTTTTCCTAATATCCAGGAATGCATCCATTGAGTATATAAATCATGTCACTAAGCTAGGAGAAACTATATTCAGCATACTATCAGAAGCGCTCGGGCTAAAACCAGATCAATTGAAAGAGATGGAATGCGCCAAAGGAAAATCAGTAGTATGCCATTATTATCCAGCATGCCCACAGCCAGAGCTAACTCTTGGTGCCGCGAACCATACAGATCCTTCTTTCCTTACCATTCTTCTTCAAGATCAAATTGGTGGCCTTCAAGTCCTGCACAATAACCAATGGATAGATGTTGAACCAATAACACAAGGCTTGGTTGTAAATATTGGCGAGACACTTCAGGTTTGTAACAGAAACAACAATTTTTAAGTCTCATTTATTTTCAATTTAAACAAAATTGTCAGACTTATTTCTGTTTGGTTTTGTAACAGATCCTATCAAATCACAAGTTTGTGAGTGCTAATCATAGAGTTTTAGCAAACCAAGTAGGACCAAGAATGTCAGTGGCATGCTTCTTCATTGGTGCTTTTGCACCTCCAAAGATCTATGGTCCAATCAAGGAGCTCATATCAGAACAAAATCCCCTTGTATATAAAGAATTTACTGTAAGTGATTACATCGCTAAGTTTACGTCCAGGCCACTTGGTAAGTCTGCCCTTGACCTTTTCAGACTGTGAAGAGAGACCAAGAGCTATGTTACCAAGAAGCAACGAACATCATTAATACAGTCCTTCAGAAAACCTATAATTTTATTTTACATTAAAGTTTATTATTGTTTGTCAAATAATGTTTTACCGATGAGTACTGGATTATCCAAGAGCATCTTTGTTATTCCTGTTTTTATCTTCGAATGAATAGGATCAATATCAAGAACACGCTATGTAtcgttcatttttttctttttctccattCTCAACGCAAAATAATCTAGTGCAGTATCATCAGGTAAGCTTCCGTTCCCATTAACCAAACACTTATCTAATTTTCTAAAGAACTTCGTTAACACTTATTTATGCTAAACGATTTCTTATTTAATAATTTCACTCTTTCTTTATACTCACAGAGCGTGCTTTGATGCCACTGGTCCATTTCGTGACAAGAAACATGAAATATTCAATAAAATAGCGGACATTTGTTTAGCTAAAATGGTGAACAAAGACAGTGGCTTCTCCACAGCGCTTGTGACTGCTGCATTTTCTCTAAAAAAGAGTTATTTGCGGCGTTTGCGTAATCTTTCATATAACAGATTTTCTaagttcaagagaatcaaagagGTTTCAGTTAAGGTAAACTTCACAAGAAATAATGTGATGATCAAGCAAATTGCCATGCCATTTCTTTGtgttgttttcttttatttgttACTAGTAAATTGGCCCGCACTTCGCATGgtttagaaaaagaaaaattaatttatgttaTTATTCTGATAAAAGAAATTTATTCTCTACTAGTTAAATATTTCTTCATTTTTCTACCATGAACTATTGCAATGGATTAGTATTATAATTGAACTCTTTCAACATAAATCATGTCTCTCTCCGGCATAAGTGCCCTCTCTCCAGCTCGAAGACCTTCAAGATGGAAGCCAAACCAATTCTACTTAACTCTTTACACATGAAGCCTTGAATGAATGATTGTACATGTAGATCGTGAAGGTCACAGCATCACAGCTTCCTTAGTGAAATCTCATTTTAGGCAATAACCAAGCTATATAACTGCAAGATTGCAAGAGGTACATCAATGAAGTAGCTATGCAAATGGCTAGAAGATGAGACCGAGATATGGCCTTCACAGTGCAGTCAGGCCTCTGCCCTACTACTCCAAGTTCCATCACGGAAGTTACTCTATAAACTTTTAAAAACACTCAAATTATGGTTTCACCTTGCTGATCATGGTGGATATTTGCATAACTTAAAGCAATATAATACGTAACTTGGTTTAATATTACACCCCCGTAAATTATATGTACATCTTCTCAACACATGGCTATCCATCTTTAAAGGAAGAAAAACTATAATTCAATCATAGCATATGAAAAGCATATCCATATTCCTGAAAGCTTAAAGGAATATTAATAAGAGATGCAATGATCTTGCAGAGTATTAAATGAAAAGGCATGTTGTATACATCAGAATCCATCAGTTTCTCAAAACTTTTAAAAAGATCTTATATAAATCAAAATACTACAAAAAGATAAGAAAAAATAAGTTAGAAATAGAGTACCAAAGATGCTTCTAAATCCCAATCACCTATCTCAACAACTGAGATGACAACGAAAGGCCACATACGTACGAGTGTTACAAACCGGAAGTGATCTTTCTATAGGTCAATTTACCGACTTTCGCCTCTGTTTGATCTTTTCTCTGCCTTGGAGCCATTGGAATTATATACCACTAAAAAGAACGGGTTTAAAGCATCCATGGTTTCAGTCATAATGAAAAATCCAAATAAAATTAGGAACAGAAAAAAATGAACAACCTCAGGAACAAATACTTCAAAGAAATAATTCAATGGTATTTGTGACAATACTCTTTAAAAAATGGAAATGGCATCGGAGGTTGGATTGACTGAAAACGCACAATTAAGAGAGGATTTGATACATCCCCCAAGACATTTTCACAAGATGCTTTCTGAAAAGAGAAAAAGTTGTTACCTTATACTACAAACAGCAAGATGATCGCTTAAAATCAATACTAAATTTCATAAAGTACTGACAGTTGTGGCCTTGGGTGACATGACAAGAAGAACAAAGTCGTTCTTCTTAGAACTCTTGATTACTACATCTTCAACCTCACCAAACTCGCTAAATAACTCTCAGTATTTGGGCAGTATAATCTTCACCGATCCTCTCCCAAGATACCTTACTCACCTTTTCCTTGTCTACACTACTCCCCTTGCCTTCTGTACTCTCCTTAGCCCTGGTATGTGCCTCTTTCTGTGAAGGATCTGTGGAAGTAGACACTTTCTTTGAATGCATTGCACGAATTCGAGCATTTTCTTCTTTAAGTTTTCTAGAAATTCGTTCCTACGGTGCTCGAGCTAGCACACTGGCATCAGGTGCAAAAGCAGCATGCTCTCTTGCATCCATTTTTAAGCGACGTTTGAACTGTGCAACAAATTCAAACCAACTGCATCAGAAGAATTATACTATTCAAACTACAAACTAAAATAAATGAcaattgcagatgcataaggtatcttgtccatctgcttcttctcatcctcggttgtcggcgactgatcctttgacaaccgaaagtgtccagccaagggagtgctgactggcttggcatcatgcatgttaaaccttttgataactttcctcacatattcttcttgtgagagtttgatgccctccttgcttcggtcgattctcatcccaaggatttgctttgcaactcccaaatccttcattgcaaactcttccgataacccttttttcaaccgatcaatctcctgtaggtttgctcctacgattagcatgtcgtcgacatagagtagcagtatcatgtacgagtcttcaaattttttgaagtaacagcagtgatctgcctcgcaccttgaaaaatcagctttcttcataaagctgtcaaactttaaataccactgtcttggagcctgttttagtccgtacagactcttttgaagtttgcacaccagattctcctttcctttgattttgaatccctccggctgtcgcatgtagatttcctcgtctagatcatcgtgaagaaatgcagttttcacgtccatctgttgcagatgtagattttcctttgctaccagcccaagaacagttctgatagtcaccatcttgactacgggagagaagatctccgtatagtcaatgccttctttctgttgaaatccctttgcaaccagccttgctttataacgcttgcttccattgggttcttcctttatccgataaacccaattgttttgcaatgcctttttatcctttggcaactcggataattcccatgtatgatttgccgatagtgaatccatttcatccttcatttccagctcccacttagtcgattcatcgacttgcattgcttcttcataacattccggctcccctctatcagtgagtagaatgtagttgagggatggagagtacctgtgaagaggcttcctgatcctggatgatctacgcagctcttttattggcgtctgttcatttgtttcagaatcagcactttcatcagcaccttctcggattgtttgttcctctgcctcggttgtacctggctgcggctcaggtgccgaaaagtccctcaaatcgactatttccgattccttgtcctgacattctgaattcttttgcagcttgtctttgtacagtacttcttcgttaaagacaacattcctgcttcggatgatcttccgattttgttcatcccaaaatcggtacccaagctcggtgtcaccatagccaataaagtaacacttctttgattttggatcaagcttgcttctagccgtatcatcattatgaacatatgataagcaaccgaacactttcagaaatgaaagatttaccttcttgccactccagacttcttctggaattctgaaatccaagggaactgacggtcctcggttaattaagaaggccgcggtattgactgcatctgcccagaatgtcttgggcagtccagagtgtattctcatactccgagcacgctcgttcaacgttcggttcattctttcggctactccattctgttgcggcgttccaggaatagtcttcatcatcttgatcccattatcggcacagtaccgtttgaaatcaccatcagtgtattctccgccgttgtcggacctcaaacacttcaacttgaggtttgtttcattctcgaccatggctttccatcttttgaatacactaaacacatcggatttatttttcataaaataaacccataccttcctggttgaatcatcaatgaaggtcacgtagtagtgtgatcctccaagggagggtacagtggtaggtccccacacgtctgtgtgcaccaattccagcttttcgaccttcaactctctgcctgcacttgagaagcttactcgcttttgttttccgagaatgcagctctcacacgtatgaaggtccaccgtcttcagctccggaattaagccatttgtcaccaacagcttcatccccttctggctgatatgcccaagccgacaatgccacaaatctgtcttctttgtgttgtcaaccacagcaacaatatcacgacagctatccgtcatgtagagagtgccaatcttctttcctcggccaactaccatagcacctttcgccaccttccaagaaccattaccaaagttgagatcatatccctcatcatcaagctgacctactgatatcaggtttcgcatcagctttggaacatgtctaacttttgtaatcttccacgaggatccatttgacatcttcaaattaatgtctcccgtgccaacaacgtctaccggctctccatcggctaaataaactttgccgagtttcccagccacgtagtttgtcattatatcatgatgtggggtggtatgaaaggacgctcctgagtcaagcacccaagagtctatcgggctgtcaaccgatagcaacaacgcatcgccaatgtcttccgtagcagcgttgattccagcccccttgttgtcctccttctttggcgccctgcagttcttcttgaagtgacctggttttccacagtttcaacactcatgtgttcgtcctggtctggattgacccctgccattccttgacttcgatctgcccctatttcggttgtagtttctgtcataatttctgcttctgttttcaacattaaaagcagaactcgtcgatgcctctcccgaatctgtcatgcgcacctcctcagcaaggatacgatccctaacatcgttgaactttagtttgtcactgccgacagaattactaaccgctgctcttattggctcccaactatttggtagggatgccaacaaaattagagcttgtacttcatcatcgaaatcaatttttaccgatgacaattgatttacaatggtattgaattcatttatgtgtgcagcaacatgagcattttccatcatctttagatgaaatagtttcttcatgagaaataccttattaattgccgaaggtttctcatacatgtcagacaataccttcatcatatctgcggtggtcttctcctttgccacgttgtgagcaacgttcttcgacagcgtcagtcgaatgactcccagaacttgtctgtcgaggagatcccaatctgcttgcttcatctcctctggtttcggactcagaggttcatgaagctttctgccatataaataatcttcaatttgcattctccagaacgcaaaatctgtaccatcgaatttaccgatgccgtgcgtcgtaccatcttcgcctcccatcgtttctaaatcacaaca includes these proteins:
- the LOC132610118 gene encoding deacetoxyvindoline 4-hydroxylase-like; the encoded protein is MSSTEESQAELAMDYDRSNEIKAFDDTKSGVKGLVDAGIVNIPRIFIRPPNELVEELTQGKSTLHCPIIDLSGIEVQDHRNKVVDEIKEASEKWGFFQLINHGVPPSVLEGMIDVIRKFHEQDVELKKEYYSRDRTTRRVRYESNFDLYQSKTANWRDTLNISMLVSGHIEPEEIPAVCRNASIEYINHVTKLGETIFSILSEALGLKPDQLKEMECAKGKSVVCHYYPACPQPELTLGAANHTDPSFLTILLQDQIGGLQVLHNNQWIDVEPITQGLVVNIGETLQILSNHKFVSANHRVLANQVGPRMSVACFFIGAFAPPKIYGPIKELISEQNPLVYKEFTVSDYIAKFTSRPLGKSALDLFRL